One window of the Capsicum annuum cultivar UCD-10X-F1 unplaced genomic scaffold, UCD10Xv1.1 ctg1715, whole genome shotgun sequence genome contains the following:
- the LOC124890410 gene encoding uncharacterized protein LOC124890410 — MQYFLVIQLQSNNLFFLVYKTITIKTSKTFNNIGKRNSRSNYTEPPSSFSSHNHNVLIEWYHFYEQFVRWDFKMFDLVKENGVSSYGGRELKWKRCRWDVSVLMENNLKEIKESVAVIDKDSKSTVTGGVGDVYGEESASEDQAITPWTFSVARFKNCFFFFVSNLC, encoded by the exons ATGCAGTATTTTTTAGTCATTCAACTTCAAAGCAATAATCTCTTTTTTTTGGTCTACAAAACAATAACAATTAAAACAAGCAAGACTTTCAACAATATAGGAAAGAGAAATAGCAGAAGCAACTACACTGAACCcccttcatcattttcttctcaCAATCACAATGTTCTCATTGAATGGTACCACTTTTACG AACAATTCGTTAGGTGGGATTTCAAAATGTTTGACTTAGTCAAAGAAAATGGTGTCAGTTCCTATGGTGGTCGTGAGCTCAAATGGAAGAGGTGCAGATGGGATGTAAGTGTTTTAATGGAGAATAATTTGAAGGAAATAAAGGAAAGTGTTGCAGTAATAGACAAAGATTCTAAATCTACGGTCACTGGTGGAGTTGGGGATGTGTACGGCGAGGAAAGTGCCTCTGAAGATCAAGCCATTACCCCTTGGACCTTCTCTGTTGCTAGGTtcaaaaattgtttttttttttttgtttccaatTTGTGTTGA